In Thermococcus sp., the DNA window TCATGGTGCCGTCGAGGGGACGTTTGGTCAGGTTACGACAATTCTCCCCGGAAAAACCAAGAGCCTCCGCGAGATTTTCCCGAGTGTCAGGGAAAAGAAGGGGAAGTTCCCCATAATCGGAGCGACGGCTGGGGTTGTAGGTTCAATTCAGGCGATGGAGGTAATAAAGCTCTTGACTGGCTTTGGAGAGCCCCTGCTCAACAAGCTCCTCCTGGTTGATTTGGCCTACAACACCTTTGATGTAGTGGAGCTCAGGTAGGGGGTGCCTTGACTTCCTTCTTTTCGTTTACGGAGGTTATTTCGATTTTACCCCTCCACAGGCCCCTTTCCCTAACGCTGATTTCCCCCCCAAGGCCGGCCGTTGTGGTCGTTGCGACAATCTCATAGGTTAGCCTCATTCCGATAAAGCCCTTCTTGGTGAAGTACAGCTCCGCGGTAGCGTCTGTGACCGTTGTGTTCATATCTGGCGTCGTGAAGTAGAGCTCCGCGAGGGGGATTATCAGTTCCCCTGGGACGGAATACGTGAGAACCAGCGTGCCGTTCTCGGTGTAGTTGCCCACGGGCTTGAGCCTGAGGAGTTCCCTCGCCAGGGAAACCGGGTTAATTTTCCAGAATGAAGTGTCGTTCTCGATGGTGATGTTTCTAAAGTCCTCCACGTAGACCTTCTGACCTATGATTACCCAGGTCGTGTTGAGGGTCACGTTGTCTGGCAGGGTCGTTGTTCTCGTCTCTATCCGGGCCCTTTTTCCTTCTAGGTCAACGTATCCCCTTTCGTATACAACGAGACTTACGTTTGTCTCTTGTGTGATGTTCCCAGTTTTCATCTCTATATCCAGCTCGGCCGTCGCGTTTTCCTCGTAGGTGTACTGTTTTATCATCTCGAGGGCTTTAAGGGGGTTTATTGAGGATTCCTTCTTTGGACTGGTGGTTGAAACCTGTGTTGAAGTGGTGTGCACGGGAGTCCCTGTGTTCCCGCCCTCGGTCGTTGCGTTATTTGAGCCCCCTCCTAGGCATCCTGCTGAGAGTACTACCAAAACTAAGAGCATGGTCAAGAGCTTTTTCATCTTCCCACCCTTTTCCGCTCAGGGGATGAAAACTTTAAACCTTCCGGACGATGTTTAGGTGGTGGTTTCGGTGAAGGTCAGGCTTACTAAAGAAACTTTTAGCGTTGATGAGGCCATACGACTCCTCCGTGTCCCCGAGAGTGGTGCCTATGTGGTCTTCCTCGGCCAAGTCAGGAACGAAAGCCACGGAAAAAGTGTTCAAAAGCTCGTCTACGAGGCTTATCCTGAGATGGCTGAAAAGGAGATGGAGCGCATCAGGGAGGAAGCCCTTAAACGGTTTTCAATCCTCGATATGCTTATATGGCACCGCTACGGCGAGTTGCCAGTTGGTGAGGACACGATTCTTATAGTTGCCAGCGCGAAGCACAGAAAGGAGGCCTTCGAGGCATGCTCGTGGGCTTTGGATGAGGTAAAGAAGAGGGTTCCCGTCTGGAAAAAGGAAGTTACCACAGAGGGAACCTTCTGGATAGAGGGTGACAGGCAGGTTCCGGTCTGAATTTTTCGTTTTTTGCATACTAAATTTAGTGGTTAGCAAAATCCGAATAGAAAAAGTATAAATATGGCTTTTACGACCATTTCTACGGTGAGCAATGATGGAGAAGGCAGTTCACGTTGTTCCAACTCCCCAGGCCTTCCCGGGAAAGACGGTTGTAAGTGTTTCAAAACCGCCCTGGTCGGTAAAAATACACAACGGTAAACTTGAACGCCTTATATTTCAGGTTGGAAGTGGCAGGGGAAAGTTCTCGGAGGTCGAAGGAATCCCCCGTTCGATAGGTTGCATCGGCAACAACAGGTTCATTCTCCGAAGGGAGCCGATGAGCCTTGAGAGAATGAAGGAAGTAATCCTCGAGTTCAGGAAGCTCGGGGGTAAAGAACTCTGGCTGACAAACTATGACAACGTTGAGACACTCCTTGCACTCGCAGTGTTTGCGAGCGAGCTCGATTTTCCTGAGGTTTATGCGGTTGTTCTTATCGATGACCTCGATAAGATTACGCCTGTTGAGGGGGTCAAGTTCATAGCGGAGCTCAGCTATCCGGAGCACACTTTGGATGAACTCTCGGCTTATCCATGGCTCCACGGTGCTCTCCTAACGGTTAGGCATGATAAAATGAACGAAGCTCTCCTAGGTAACTTTAATGGGGAAGTATACGTTGATGTTCTCTTCCCTGGCTCTGTCAGAAAGCTAGACTTTAACGTCATCGAACTCCGCAGGATTTACAACCCCAGCGTTGAGCGTTACCACGACTGTCTCTCCGGAACGGTTGCCGTTACGGTGGAGGGCTACGTCCTGCCCTGTCCCCTCCTGAGGAACTACGTCGTTGGCGACCTAACCAAAATGGCCCTTAAAGATGCCATCAGAAAGAAACAGTTGAGGGCCTTTTGGAAGATGACAAAGGACAAGATACCGGCCTGTTCAACGTGTCCCTTCAAGTACATCTGCCACGACTGTAGGGCTCTTGAGTATCAGGCAACGGGCGAAATAGACGGAATGGAATACTGTCCCATGCTACCTTAGAACTCAAGGATTGAGTGGTATCCACTTCCATCTTTCTTTACCATCCTCTGAAAGGCCGTTCTCTTGTTTTTGTCGTTTAACTCCTTGAAAGTTGGCTCAAAGTACTCAATGAGCAGTTTCTCAACGTAGGCACTGAACTCGAGAACCTTTTCTCCCATATCCTCTTTGGACGAGAAGAACCATTCCAGGAGATATCCCCTGCCTGGGAGATAACCAGCGGAGATTTCGTGTTCCTTGAACTTCTCAAGGACTTCCTTTCTGAGTTCGCTCGTTATACCTATAACTCCCCTGTCATGGACGTTCATATCAACGAGGGGGAAGAAGCTGACAAGGATTTTCTTTTCCCGGAGTCTGTTTATCATGTATCGTATCGTCGGCCTGGTTTTTCCCAAGCTCTCCGCTATCTTTTTCATCGGCGTTCTCGCGTCCCACTTGAGAATGTCCATAAGAATCGCGTAGTCGTAACTCAGTTCCCAAGCACCCCATTTCTTCGGCTTCTCAGGGGGAGGATATGCCCAGACTTCGTAGTACTCGAAGTCGTCGGAATATTTGGAGAGCATTTTGTCTATGTCCTTTACCTGCTCCTTGGGGACGTAGAATATTATGGACAGGCCATTTTTAAAGCCAAAGGCCGGATTAACGTAACCAATGAAGGGGTTTTTTGTCATCCTGCTTGCAACCTCTAGGAGTCTATCCGCCGGGACGTTTAGGAAGCCAACGAAGCTCTTCAGGCCGAGAAGCCTTATGTTGTAGGTTGCGCTTACCACGAGATACTTTCCATAATACTTGTCGTAAATTCTTTTTAACCGATAATAATCCAACCCCTCAGCTGATGCTATCTTCCTAAGGCTTTCGAGGGGATACTTGCTTAGAATTTCAACGAGGAACTCAATTTCATCCCCCTTCACACCGCCCATTATCGGCACCACCGGAGCGGAAAAAGTTATATCGCTGGAGTATTAAAATTCTTCCGGTGATGGCAATGGTGAAGATTGAGGTGGTTGACATCGAAAAACCAGAAGGGGTTGAAGTCATAATCGGACAGGGTAACTTCTCGATATTCACGGTTGACGACCTTGCGAGGGCCCTTCTCACGGCTGTTCCAGGAATAAAATTCGGGATAGCGATGAACGAGGCGAAGCCCCAGCTGACCCGCTTTACTGGCAATGACAAGGAGCTTGAGGAGCTTGCGGCAAAGAACGCGGTCAAGATTGGTGCCGGTCACGTCTTCGTAATCCTCATGAAGAACGCCTTCCCGATAAACGTCCTCAACACCGTTAAGAACCATCCTGCTGTGGCAATGGTCTACGGCGCCAGCGAGAATCCATTCCAGGTCATAGTGGCCGAGACCGACCTTGGCAGGAGCGTTCTCGGAATCGTTGATGGAAAGGCCGCGAACAAGATTGAAACAGAAGAGCAGAGGAAGGAGCGCAGGGAGCTAGTCGAGAAAATCGGCTACACCATTGACTAAATTTTTAACCTTTCTTTCTCCTTCTTCTCCGGTGGTGGTATGAGGCTGGCGTTTGTGACTTCTAACCCGGGCAAGGTCGAAGAGGCCAAGAAATATCTCGAACCCTTAGGGATTGAGGTCTATCAGCTCCGTTTTGAGTATCCTGAGATACAGGCGGATACACTTGAGGAAGTTGCAGAATACGGCGTGATGTGGCTGGCGGAGAGAATTAAGGAGCCTTTCTTCCTTGACGATTCAGGCCTGTTTGTCGACGCTTTGCGTGGCTTTCCTGGTGTTTACTCAGCTTACGTCTACAGGACGCTGGGTTATCAGGGGATTCTCAAGCTCCTTGAGGGAGAAACAAACAGGAGGGCCCACTTCAAGAGCGTCATAGCCTGCTGGGTCGGGGAGCTACACCTATTCACTGGAACTGTTGAAGGGGAAATAACGACCGAGCCGAGGGGAAGGTTTGGGTTCGGCTTCGACCCAGTGTTCAAGCCTCATGGATTCGATAAGACCTTTGCCGAAATGACAACCGAGGAGAAGAACAGAATCTCCCACCGCGGAAGGGCCCTTGAGGCTTTTGCCCAATGGTTAAGGGAAAACCTTTAAATAAGCAATCTAATCAACCATATGCAAACACAGTTGAATAGATGACGAAGGGGGTCGCGATGGCGGGTAACCTCGATGCAATTGACATGAAGCTCTTGAAAGAGCTGAAGGAAAACGCGAGGGAGAACATAGCGAGCCTCAGCAAGAAGCTCGGCATTCCAAGGACGACTGTCCACTACAGGATTAAGCGTCTTCTCGACGAGGGTATCATCGAGAAGTTTACGGTTAAGCCGAATTACAAGAAGCTTAACCTCGGAACGACGGCCTTCATACTGGCCAGATATGACCCGGATGCAGGACTGAGCCAGAGGGAAGTCGCTGAAAGGATAGCGTCCCTCGAGGGTGTCTACGAGGTTCACATAATAGCCGGTGAGTGGGATTTGCTGATAAAAGTCCGCGCCCCCAGTTCAGAGGAAGTCGGTAAAATAGTCGTTGACAAGCTCAGGGAAATAAAGGGCATAGGGCAGACCGTTACCATGGTGTCCTTCGTTACGGTCAAGGAGGAACTCTGAGGGCGATGATTGGCGTTCTCCTTTCTGATTTTGTGATGACGCGAGGAAGGATGAGCCCAACATTTCCTCCCATATTGTGGATGTCAACCAAATTCAGGACCCGTTGTTTCCGTTGCACGTCGTGATTTTTTCGGGGTTTTACTGTTCCGCCGGGCTTCTGACGGTTCTTTGAGTTTCGTGTTTTGGCGGTTTTAATTTGGCGCTTCCACAATGCAGTAATTTGATTTTAATTGTCGTCGTTTTGTTAAATTTTTGATAGTAACTTTTTTAATCTCTGGATTTATTATCCGGATGAACAACTCTGGAGGTGAATTCATGGGCTGGAAGAGGGCTCTCGCCTTTGCCCTGGTGGTGCTCTTCTTTGGGATGACCCTCGGTGGTGCCAGTGCCACTGCGAGCTTTGTCAACGGTACGGTGAACGGCACTGTGACGGTTCCACCAGGGTTAACCCCTAAGAAAAAGCCCGGAGACGAGGTAAGGCCGCAGTTTGGTGGTGTTACGGTCGTTGCAGAGCCGTTTATCAGCGCTTTTGTTCCGGGCATAGGGTGGATAGTGGCTGTTGGTAGCATTATAACACTAATCGCCAAGTACGTGTACTCAAAGCCGGTCAGTGAGTTCACCGAGGCTTTTGTAAGCGAGATCCCGGACAAGATTACCTACAACGGGCAGAAATTGGCCAAGGGCGTCAAGACGAACATCTGGGGCAGTGAGGCGGAGATTGGCTACGGTTATGTCAAGAAGAAGTGGTTTGGCCTCAAAAAGGAAGCCGTCATAGTGAAACCAATTATCAAGATAAACAGGGACGAAGTTAAAGCCGTCGAAGACCTGTTCAGCCCAAAAGAATACGGCAAACTTCTCGCACAGGCATACCTCAACGGCTGGGATGCTAACAAAGCTAAGAAACTTGCAGAGGATTTTGATATGGAGTATAGGAACTTCCATGCATTTTACAGTGGTGGATATCATCCGAGTTGTGAAGCGGGACCTGTGATAATCAAGCAGTACGGAGCTCGGCACATCATCAAGCGACATATAACTCAAGAAATCCCCGGAGGAACTCCATGGGAAGTTAATTCAGCGAGAGAGCTGTTGGATATCATTAAACAAGTTATAGAAAACCCAGATATCGAAGAATGTAAACCATGGAAGGATACGCATAGAGCTGTCCTTCATAAGAACATAAATGGGAAGTGGTACACAGTGGTGATAGAAAGGGTTAGATACTGGTGGGAGGTTGTTACTGCATTTCCAAGGGACATGCCTCCCGTTTGATTTTTAACCTTTTGTTTTTCCTAACTTTCAAAAGGAGTGTGATATGCATGGAATGCTTTCTAACCTGGGACGAGTTTA includes these proteins:
- a CDS encoding molybdenum cofactor biosynthesis protein MoaE — its product is MKVRLTKETFSVDEAIRLLRVPESGAYVVFLGQVRNESHGKSVQKLVYEAYPEMAEKEMERIREEALKRFSILDMLIWHRYGELPVGEDTILIVASAKHRKEAFEACSWALDEVKKRVPVWKKEVTTEGTFWIEGDRQVPV
- a CDS encoding Lrp/AsnC family transcriptional regulator; amino-acid sequence: MGGVKGDEIEFLVEILSKYPLESLRKIASAEGLDYYRLKRIYDKYYGKYLVVSATYNIRLLGLKSFVGFLNVPADRLLEVASRMTKNPFIGYVNPAFGFKNGLSIIFYVPKEQVKDIDKMLSKYSDDFEYYEVWAYPPPEKPKKWGAWELSYDYAILMDILKWDARTPMKKIAESLGKTRPTIRYMINRLREKKILVSFFPLVDMNVHDRGVIGITSELRKEVLEKFKEHEISAGYLPGRGYLLEWFFSSKEDMGEKVLEFSAYVEKLLIEYFEPTFKELNDKNKRTAFQRMVKKDGSGYHSILEF
- a CDS encoding adenosine-specific kinase, giving the protein MVKIEVVDIEKPEGVEVIIGQGNFSIFTVDDLARALLTAVPGIKFGIAMNEAKPQLTRFTGNDKELEELAAKNAVKIGAGHVFVILMKNAFPINVLNTVKNHPAVAMVYGASENPFQVIVAETDLGRSVLGIVDGKAANKIETEEQRKERRELVEKIGYTID
- a CDS encoding XTP/dITP diphosphatase, encoding MRLAFVTSNPGKVEEAKKYLEPLGIEVYQLRFEYPEIQADTLEEVAEYGVMWLAERIKEPFFLDDSGLFVDALRGFPGVYSAYVYRTLGYQGILKLLEGETNRRAHFKSVIACWVGELHLFTGTVEGEITTEPRGRFGFGFDPVFKPHGFDKTFAEMTTEEKNRISHRGRALEAFAQWLRENL
- a CDS encoding Lrp/AsnC family transcriptional regulator, with amino-acid sequence MAGNLDAIDMKLLKELKENARENIASLSKKLGIPRTTVHYRIKRLLDEGIIEKFTVKPNYKKLNLGTTAFILARYDPDAGLSQREVAERIASLEGVYEVHIIAGEWDLLIKVRAPSSEEVGKIVVDKLREIKGIGQTVTMVSFVTVKEEL
- a CDS encoding SPASM domain-containing protein; the protein is MEKAVHVVPTPQAFPGKTVVSVSKPPWSVKIHNGKLERLIFQVGSGRGKFSEVEGIPRSIGCIGNNRFILRREPMSLERMKEVILEFRKLGGKELWLTNYDNVETLLALAVFASELDFPEVYAVVLIDDLDKITPVEGVKFIAELSYPEHTLDELSAYPWLHGALLTVRHDKMNEALLGNFNGEVYVDVLFPGSVRKLDFNVIELRRIYNPSVERYHDCLSGTVAVTVEGYVLPCPLLRNYVVGDLTKMALKDAIRKKQLRAFWKMTKDKIPACSTCPFKYICHDCRALEYQATGEIDGMEYCPMLP